In the genome of Streptomyces globosus, one region contains:
- a CDS encoding DUF6968 family protein, which yields MTPAAHPLGTLIADRRLEAVPRAGEGAPFPLALELGAPYPDPDPSGDWICPCRIDGLDGSEVHEVHGIDGIQALTLAADLLRRLLAQEAEERGLTFTWLGEPGLHAADVLH from the coding sequence ATGACCCCCGCCGCCCACCCCCTGGGCACGCTGATCGCCGACCGCCGCCTGGAGGCCGTACCGCGCGCGGGCGAGGGCGCCCCCTTCCCGCTCGCCCTCGAACTCGGCGCCCCCTACCCCGACCCGGACCCCTCCGGCGACTGGATCTGCCCCTGCCGCATCGACGGCCTCGACGGCTCAGAGGTGCACGAGGTCCACGGCATCGACGGCATCCAGGCCCTCACCCTCGCCGCGGACCTCCTGCGCCGCCTCCTCGCCCAGGAGGCCGAGGAGCGCGGCCTCACCTTCACCTGGCTCGGCGAGCCCGGCCTGCACGCCGCCGACGTCCTCCACTGA
- a CDS encoding winged helix DNA-binding domain-containing protein, whose protein sequence is MASRTTHPVLGTRALNRATLARQMLLERAPVEAGEAVSRLVGLQAQNVRPPYFQLHARLASFRPAGLAAAMEAREVVRMVTLRSTIHTHTAHDALTLRPLVQAARDREVAQFRKGLGGVDLERLTRRVRDYVEDEPRTMAEIRAELLREWPGADPLGLSVAATRRLALVQVTPRGVWGRSGQVRLTTVERWLGAEAVSAAQERPQGVDDLVLRYLGAFGPASVKDMQVWAGTTRLREAFERLRPELAVFRDPEGVELFDLPGAPRPDEDTPAPPRFLPEFDNLLLSHADRSRVVPPRLKGRSWSGNQAHCTLLVDGFLAGLWRLQDGGGLTVELFDTIGAAQKDRVVAEGERLLAGMTERNGAVRFGSIRG, encoded by the coding sequence ATGGCCTCCAGGACGACGCACCCCGTACTCGGCACCCGCGCGCTCAACCGTGCCACCCTCGCCCGGCAGATGCTGCTTGAGCGGGCTCCCGTGGAGGCGGGGGAGGCCGTTTCGCGGCTGGTCGGGCTTCAGGCGCAGAATGTGCGGCCTCCCTATTTCCAGTTGCACGCCCGCCTCGCCTCCTTCCGTCCTGCCGGGCTGGCCGCGGCCATGGAGGCGCGGGAGGTCGTGCGGATGGTGACGCTGCGGTCCACCATCCACACGCATACCGCGCACGACGCGCTGACCCTGCGGCCCCTCGTGCAGGCCGCGCGGGATCGGGAGGTGGCACAGTTCCGGAAGGGGCTCGGCGGGGTGGACCTGGAGCGGTTGACGCGGCGGGTGCGGGACTACGTCGAGGACGAGCCGCGGACCATGGCCGAGATCCGGGCCGAGCTGCTGCGGGAGTGGCCCGGGGCCGATCCGCTGGGGCTGTCCGTGGCGGCCACCCGGCGGCTGGCGCTCGTCCAGGTGACGCCCCGCGGGGTGTGGGGCCGCAGCGGGCAGGTGCGGCTGACGACCGTGGAGCGGTGGCTCGGCGCCGAGGCCGTCTCCGCCGCGCAGGAGCGGCCGCAGGGCGTCGACGACCTCGTGCTGCGTTACCTGGGGGCCTTCGGGCCCGCGTCCGTCAAGGACATGCAGGTGTGGGCGGGGACGACCCGGCTGCGGGAGGCCTTCGAGCGGCTCCGGCCGGAGTTGGCGGTCTTCCGCGACCCTGAGGGCGTCGAGCTGTTCGACCTGCCCGGTGCGCCGCGGCCCGACGAGGACACGCCCGCCCCGCCCCGCTTCCTGCCGGAGTTCGACAACCTGCTGCTCTCGCACGCCGACCGCAGCCGCGTCGTCCCGCCCCGGCTCAAGGGGCGCAGCTGGTCGGGCAACCAGGCCCACTGCACGCTCCTCGTCGACGGGTTCCTCGCCGGGCTGTGGCGGCTGCAGGACGGCGGCGGTCTCACCGTCGAGCTGTTCGACACGATCGGCGCCGCGCAGAAGGACCGCGTCGTCGCCGAAGGGGAGCGGCTGCTCGCCGGCATGACCGAGCGGAACGGGGCCGTCCGATTCGGGTCAATCCGCGGCTGA
- a CDS encoding NAD(P)/FAD-dependent oxidoreductase codes for MDDDTDNHPGADDHAVVLGGGLAGLLAARVLAARFARVTVVERDELPDTGPAFRRGVLQSRHVHVLWARGLDTMEELLPGTTRELLAGGASLLESPRDFLWLSSADWFGQVPGARLLIAGRELIDWTLRREVLRDDRIRIRAGVPADGLLTGPDGRTVTGVRLRGGERLPARFVVDATGRGSRAPAWLAALGLPAPQTTRFDSHLGYSSRYYSLPPDPERRWHGMYVQGRPDIPRGGVLVPLHDGRWLATLIGNGEHAPPTGDAEFLEYTRTLRSPAMYDALRGAEPLSSPTGFRSTSNERRHFERLDRWPPGFAVLGDAACRFNPVYGHGMTVAALAAGALAAAIRGLTPREVAAASRRIQTRTAAVADTAWQIATSEDMRYPGTEGPPADRATKVLQHYMARVIAGANSDPALSRPFFRVLSLSEPPETLLRPATVVRVLSRWRLPSAPPLTAAYPAHHGGPPARG; via the coding sequence ATGGACGACGACACGGACAACCACCCAGGCGCCGACGACCACGCCGTCGTGCTCGGCGGCGGACTGGCCGGCCTGCTCGCGGCACGGGTCCTCGCAGCGCGCTTCGCCCGGGTGACCGTCGTGGAGCGGGACGAACTCCCCGACACCGGCCCGGCCTTCCGGCGCGGCGTGCTCCAGTCCAGACACGTCCACGTGCTCTGGGCGCGCGGCCTCGACACCATGGAGGAACTCCTCCCCGGCACCACCCGCGAGCTGCTGGCCGGCGGCGCGTCCCTGCTGGAGTCGCCCCGCGACTTCCTGTGGCTCAGCTCCGCCGACTGGTTCGGCCAGGTGCCCGGCGCGCGCCTGCTGATCGCCGGCCGGGAGCTGATCGACTGGACGCTGCGCCGCGAGGTCCTGCGCGACGACCGCATCCGCATCCGCGCCGGCGTCCCCGCGGACGGCCTCCTCACCGGCCCGGACGGCCGTACCGTCACCGGAGTCCGGCTCCGCGGCGGCGAGCGGCTCCCGGCCCGCTTCGTCGTCGACGCGACCGGCCGCGGCTCCCGCGCCCCCGCCTGGCTCGCCGCCCTCGGCCTGCCCGCCCCGCAGACCACCCGCTTCGACTCCCACCTCGGCTACTCCAGCCGGTACTACTCCCTCCCGCCCGACCCGGAGCGGCGCTGGCACGGCATGTACGTGCAGGGCCGCCCCGACATCCCGCGCGGCGGGGTGCTCGTACCCCTGCACGACGGTCGCTGGCTCGCCACCCTCATCGGCAACGGCGAGCACGCCCCGCCGACCGGCGACGCCGAGTTCCTGGAGTACACGCGGACGCTGCGCAGCCCGGCCATGTACGACGCCCTGCGCGGCGCCGAACCGCTGTCCTCGCCGACCGGCTTCCGCAGCACCTCCAACGAGCGCCGCCACTTCGAGCGCCTGGACCGCTGGCCGCCGGGCTTCGCGGTGCTCGGGGACGCCGCCTGCCGCTTCAACCCCGTGTACGGGCACGGCATGACCGTGGCCGCGCTCGCCGCCGGCGCCCTGGCCGCCGCCATCCGCGGACTCACCCCGCGCGAGGTCGCCGCGGCGTCCCGCCGCATCCAGACGCGCACCGCCGCCGTCGCCGACACCGCCTGGCAGATCGCCACCAGCGAGGACATGCGCTACCCGGGCACGGAGGGCCCGCCCGCGGACCGGGCGACGAAGGTGCTCCAGCACTACATGGCGCGGGTCATCGCCGGTGCGAACAGCGACCCGGCGCTCTCCCGCCCCTTCTTCCGCGTGCTGTCGCTGTCCGAGCCGCCCGAGACGCTGCTGCGACCGGCGACGGTCGTACGGGTGCTGTCCAGGTGGCGGCTGCCCTCGGCCCCGCCGCTGACGGCCGCCTACCCCGCCCACCACGGCGGCCCGCCCGCCCGGGGCTGA
- a CDS encoding tyrosine-protein phosphatase, with protein MTAVRQPQQTAAVRQDPRRHVPFDRLHNFRDLGGHRTAGGRTVAWGRLYRADSLGKLRGADWERFLGLGVRTVVDLRYPWEIEAKGRIPEPDRFTYANHSIEHRPYDQSAIDPDVDPWRYLADRFAEVAEDGAAEIRQVLELLAEGPGPAVFHCTSGKDRTGLVAALVLTLLEVPEEQILADFALTEPATARLLADWHEANPGRTMRWPAYGRAPATVMSLALADLTTRHGSPAAYLTDRVGITRHTAERLRERLLVP; from the coding sequence TTGACCGCCGTCCGACAGCCGCAGCAGACGGCAGCCGTCCGCCAGGACCCCCGGCGCCACGTCCCCTTCGACCGGCTCCACAACTTCCGCGACCTCGGCGGCCACCGCACCGCCGGCGGCCGCACCGTGGCGTGGGGCCGCCTCTACCGCGCCGACTCCCTCGGCAAGCTGCGCGGCGCGGACTGGGAGCGCTTCCTCGGGCTCGGCGTGCGGACCGTCGTCGACCTGCGCTACCCGTGGGAGATCGAGGCCAAGGGCCGGATCCCCGAACCTGACCGGTTCACGTACGCCAACCACAGCATCGAGCACCGCCCGTACGACCAGTCCGCCATCGACCCGGACGTCGACCCCTGGCGCTACCTCGCCGACCGGTTCGCGGAGGTGGCCGAGGACGGCGCCGCCGAGATCCGGCAGGTCCTGGAGCTGCTCGCCGAGGGGCCGGGGCCGGCGGTGTTCCACTGCACGTCCGGCAAGGACCGCACCGGGCTCGTCGCCGCGCTCGTCCTGACCCTCCTGGAGGTGCCCGAGGAGCAGATCCTCGCCGACTTCGCCCTGACCGAACCGGCCACCGCCCGCCTCCTGGCCGACTGGCACGAGGCCAACCCGGGCCGCACCATGCGCTGGCCCGCGTACGGCCGGGCGCCGGCGACCGTGATGTCCCTGGCCCTCGCCGACCTAACCACCCGCCACGGCTCGCCGGCCGCGTACCTCACGGACCGCGTCGGCATCACGCGGCACACCGCGGAACGCCTCAGGGAGCGCCTGCTGGTGCCGTGA
- a CDS encoding trypsin-like serine peptidase → MVSTSTSGSGRRSRRLRVRLLVGAGTVLLAAAGAAYAWGLPGILAHSATGDRARGSYAADPADGDRAAAALLAGGVRQVPAAGRSGPGEAPGPAEAPGPAEASGPTGAPGPAEAPGAAAGGGQSAGQAPSGPLAARPAAAEPAIGALFSPGGDGDGPHHCSGVVVHAPGGDLVATAAHCVHRPLLGFRTNLVFVPGYRDRQAPHGVWVPTRIHVHPRWAASQDPDHDIAFLRVRRPGRPGERLEDTAGAYPVRFGAGLPLPARLVGYPGGAEQPLDCSTTAVAESATQLRLDCADVPNGTSGGPVLAGGRTLIGVIGGRDGGGDEWTSYSIRFGDATRELYERATRAG, encoded by the coding sequence ATGGTCAGCACCAGCACCAGCGGCAGCGGCCGCCGCTCGCGGCGTCTGCGGGTCCGGCTCCTCGTCGGCGCGGGCACGGTGCTGCTGGCCGCCGCCGGGGCGGCGTACGCGTGGGGGCTGCCCGGGATCCTCGCGCACTCGGCCACCGGCGACCGGGCGCGCGGCAGCTACGCGGCGGATCCCGCGGACGGCGACCGCGCCGCCGCGGCCCTGCTGGCCGGGGGCGTACGGCAGGTCCCGGCGGCCGGGCGGAGCGGGCCGGGCGAGGCCCCCGGCCCGGCGGAGGCGCCCGGCCCGGCGGAGGCATCCGGCCCGACCGGAGCACCCGGCCCGGCCGAGGCGCCCGGCGCGGCTGCCGGCGGCGGGCAGTCGGCCGGGCAGGCGCCCTCCGGGCCGCTCGCCGCGCGCCCCGCCGCCGCCGAGCCGGCGATCGGGGCGCTGTTCTCGCCCGGCGGGGACGGCGACGGCCCCCACCACTGCTCGGGCGTCGTCGTGCACGCGCCCGGCGGCGACTTGGTGGCCACGGCCGCGCACTGCGTGCACCGCCCGCTGCTGGGCTTCCGCACGAACCTCGTCTTCGTGCCGGGCTACCGGGACAGGCAGGCCCCGCACGGCGTGTGGGTGCCCACCCGGATCCACGTGCACCCCCGCTGGGCGGCCTCCCAGGACCCGGACCACGACATCGCGTTCCTGCGCGTCCGCCGCCCCGGCCGCCCCGGCGAGCGGCTGGAGGACACGGCCGGCGCGTACCCGGTCCGGTTCGGGGCCGGGCTGCCGCTGCCGGCGCGGCTCGTCGGCTATCCGGGCGGCGCGGAGCAGCCGCTGGACTGCTCCACCACCGCCGTCGCCGAGTCGGCCACGCAGCTGCGGCTGGACTGCGCGGACGTCCCGAACGGCACGAGCGGCGGGCCCGTCCTGGCCGGCGGCCGCACCCTGATCGGCGTCATCGGCGGCCGGGACGGCGGCGGCGACGAGTGGACCTCCTACAGCATCCGCTTCGGCGACGCGACCCGCGAGCTGTACGAACGGGCCACCCGGGCCGGGTAG
- the cbiE gene encoding precorrin-6y C5,15-methyltransferase (decarboxylating) subunit CbiE, whose product MSPVPPPVPVSVVGVGADGWGGLAAAAQDVLASAEVLIGGPRQLDLLPAGECPGERVAWPSPLRPAVPRLAAEHAGRRVAVLASGDPMFYGIGRALSEELGPEALRVHPHPSSVSYACARLGWPVEDTEVVTVVGRPVARLAAALHDGRRVLVLSSGAASPREIAALLRERGFGPSRMRVLEQLGSEREDAYEGTADGWDRPPGDPLNVVAVDCRRDPASAVPRLGATPGLPDAAYEHDGQLTKRHVRAATLCALAPAPGELLWDIGGGSGSIGIEWMRTHPSCRAVAVERVPERAGRIGRNAAALGVPGLRVVTGSAPAALAGLPAPDAVFVGGGLTAPGLLDAVWEALPPGGRLVVNTVTLESEAVLGERHRRHGGDLVKLSVAHAVPVGGFTGWRQAMPVTQWSVVKPAAPPASCGSPAPPSSSSSDDDKDQQS is encoded by the coding sequence GTGAGCCCCGTACCGCCCCCCGTGCCCGTTTCGGTCGTCGGCGTCGGTGCCGACGGGTGGGGTGGGCTTGCCGCCGCCGCGCAAGACGTCCTGGCTTCCGCCGAGGTGCTGATCGGGGGGCCGCGGCAGCTCGACCTGCTGCCCGCCGGCGAGTGCCCCGGGGAGCGCGTGGCGTGGCCGAGTCCGCTGCGGCCCGCCGTGCCGCGGCTCGCCGCCGAGCACGCCGGGCGCCGTGTCGCCGTCCTGGCCAGCGGGGATCCCATGTTCTACGGGATCGGCCGCGCCCTGTCCGAGGAGCTCGGGCCCGAGGCCCTGCGGGTGCACCCCCACCCGTCGTCCGTGTCGTACGCCTGCGCCCGCCTCGGGTGGCCGGTGGAGGACACGGAGGTCGTGACGGTCGTCGGCCGTCCCGTGGCCCGGCTCGCCGCGGCCCTGCACGACGGCCGCCGGGTGCTCGTCCTCAGCTCCGGTGCGGCGAGCCCGCGCGAGATCGCGGCGCTGCTGCGCGAGCGGGGCTTCGGCCCGAGCCGCATGCGGGTGCTGGAGCAGCTCGGCTCGGAGCGCGAGGACGCGTACGAGGGCACCGCCGACGGCTGGGACCGTCCGCCGGGCGACCCGCTGAACGTGGTGGCGGTGGACTGCCGCCGGGACCCGGCCTCCGCGGTCCCGCGGCTCGGCGCGACGCCGGGCCTGCCGGATGCGGCGTACGAGCACGACGGCCAGCTCACCAAGCGCCATGTGCGGGCGGCGACGCTGTGCGCGCTGGCCCCGGCGCCCGGGGAGCTGCTGTGGGACATCGGGGGCGGCTCCGGCTCGATCGGCATCGAGTGGATGCGGACGCACCCGTCCTGCCGGGCGGTCGCGGTGGAGCGCGTCCCGGAGCGGGCCGGCCGGATCGGCCGCAACGCGGCCGCGCTCGGCGTGCCCGGGCTGCGCGTGGTGACCGGCTCGGCTCCCGCGGCGCTGGCCGGACTGCCCGCCCCGGATGCGGTGTTCGTCGGCGGCGGGCTGACCGCGCCCGGTCTGCTGGACGCGGTCTGGGAGGCGCTGCCGCCCGGCGGCCGGCTCGTCGTGAACACGGTCACCCTGGAGTCCGAGGCCGTCCTCGGCGAGCGGCACCGCCGCCACGGCGGCGACCTGGTCAAGCTGTCCGTCGCGCACGCCGTGCCCGTCGGCGGGTTCACGGGCTGGCGGCAGGCGATGCCGGTGACCCAGTGGTCCGTCGTCAAGCCGGCCGCTCCCCCGGCCTCTTGCGGCTCCCCCGCCCCTCCCTCCTCCTCATCCTCCGACGACGACAAGGACCAGCAGTCATGA
- a CDS encoding GNAT family N-acetyltransferase: MSTGIQIRPVRAGDFAQWRVLYRGYADFYEVDQTEEMAATVWSWLNDPGHEVSGLVAEAADGRLVGLAHYRPFARPLSATTGCYLDDLFVAPESRGSGAADLLLTALRDLAAEHGWSVVRWITADDNHRARSKYDRVATRTMWITYDMPTS, encoded by the coding sequence ATGTCGACCGGCATCCAGATCCGACCCGTCCGCGCCGGGGACTTCGCGCAGTGGCGCGTCCTCTACCGCGGCTACGCCGACTTCTACGAGGTCGACCAGACCGAGGAGATGGCGGCGACCGTGTGGTCCTGGCTGAACGACCCCGGCCACGAGGTGTCCGGCCTCGTCGCCGAGGCAGCCGACGGCCGGCTGGTCGGCCTCGCCCACTACCGCCCCTTCGCCCGCCCCCTGTCCGCCACGACGGGCTGCTACCTGGACGACCTCTTCGTCGCCCCGGAAAGCCGCGGCTCGGGGGCCGCGGACCTCCTCCTCACGGCCCTGCGCGACCTGGCGGCGGAGCACGGCTGGAGCGTCGTCCGCTGGATCACCGCGGACGACAACCACCGAGCCCGCAGCAAGTACGACCGGGTCGCCACCCGCACGATGTGGATCACCTACGACATGCCGACCTCCTGA